A window of Komagataella phaffii GS115 chromosome 1, complete sequence contains these coding sequences:
- a CDS encoding 18kDa catalytic subunit of the Signal Peptidase Complex codes for MNIRQQLVQLLNLAMVLSTAFMFWKGLGLVTNSNSPIVVVLSGSMEPAFQRGDILFLWNRDKYVDIGDVVVYEVKGKPIPIVHRVLREHKVTNKDRKVRQLLLTKGDNNPTDDLSLYAHKSNYLDRDEDVLGTVKAYLPKVGYVTILITENKYAKLGLLGLMALSTLLTRE; via the coding sequence ATGAACATCAGACAACAACTAGTTCAATTGCTCAACCTAGCCATGGTTCTGAGTACCGCTTTTATGTTTTGGAAGGGGCTGGGTCTGGTTACCAACAGTAACTCTCCTATAGTTGTCGTTCTGTCTGGATCTATGGAGCCCGCTTTTCAACGAGGTGATATTCTCTTCTTGTGGAATAGAGACAAATATGTTGATATTGGGGATGTAGTGGTTTACGAGGTTAAAGGAAAGCCAATTCCAATTGTCCATAGAGTCCTCAGAGAACACAAAGTTACGAATAAAGATCGTAAAGTCAGACAATTACTTCTCACCAAGGGAGACAACAACCCTACTGATGACCTGTCCTTATATGCACACAAATCGAATTACTTGGATAGAGATGAAGATGTTTTGGGCACTGTCAAAGCTTATCTTCCCAAAGTGGGATACGTAACAATTTTGATTACAGAGAATAAGTATGCTAAATTGGGACTATTAGGATTAATGGCGTTGAGCACGTTATTGACTCGAGAATGA
- a CDS encoding Nitric oxide oxidoreductase, flavohemoglobin involved in nitric oxide detoxification has protein sequence MTAPEIYQIQDLTEDQKTFIRNSVPILKDAGETLTAKFYQYMISNYDEVKPYFNETNQKLLKQPRILAFALLKYAENIDDLSPLTAFVHQIVVKHVGLQIKAEHYPIVGGSLLKTMAELLGPELATPAFLKAWATAYGNLAQILINAEWAEFQKQKWHDFKEFKVTKIENECDDVKSVYFTPVEGEIAKPLDGQYVCIRWKLPGEKFEKSREYSLSSRPNNNTYRISVRLLENGKISTFVHNQLKVGDIITVAPPAGQLLYEESQKDAVFFIGGIGITPVVSIMETALERGQRVTLFYSNRTSKSTAFRGWLKELKSKFNLQLTVKEFVSEEQVTEGVDQINSAQLQRSDIQTVSPENEVYLVGPVPYMQFVSSELNKLGVQNIHSEFFGPTVVA, from the coding sequence ATGACCGCTCCAGAAATCTATCAGATTCAAGACCTCACTGAGGACCAGAAGACTTTCATTAGGAACTCAGTTCCTATTTTGAAGGACGctggagaaactttgacTGCTAAGTTTTATCAGTACATGATTTCTAATTATGATGAAGTCAAGCCATACTTTAATGAGacaaatcaaaaactgTTGAAACAGCCCAGGATTTTAGCGTTTGCTCTCCTCAAGTATGCAGAAAACATTGACGATTTGAGCCCGCTAACTGCTTTCGTTCACCAGATCGTTGTAAAGCATGTTGGACTGCAGATTAAAGCTGAGCACTACCCAATTGTCGGTGGATCGTTGTTGAAGACAATGGCTGAACTCTTGGGACCTGAGCTTGCTACACCTGCGTTTCTCAAGGCATGGGCAACCGCTTACGGAAATCTTGCTCAAATCCTGATAAACGCTGAATGGGCAGAGTTCCAGAAGCAGAAGTGGCatgatttcaaagagtttAAAGTGACCAAAATCGAAAATGAATGTGACGATGTGAAGTCTGTTTATTTCACTCCAGTAGAAGGAGAGATAGCAAAACCTTTGGATGGGCAATACGTCTGCATCAGATGGAAATTACCTGGGGAAAAGTTTGAGAAATCTAGGGAGTactctctttcttccagGCCAAACAACAATACCTACAGAATCTCTGTCAGGTTGTTGGAAAATGGTAAAATTTCGACATTTGTTCACAATCAACTGAAGGTGGGAGACATAATCACTGTAGCACCACCCGCTGGACAATTGTTATACGAAGAATCTCAAAAGGATGCTGTTTTTTTTATCGGAGGTATTGGTATCACTCCAGTAGTATCAATCATGGAAACTGCCCTTGAAAGGGGTCAGAGAGTTACATTATTTTACTCCAATAGAACCTCAAAGAGTACTGCCTTTAGAGGTTGGTTGAAAGAACTAAAGAGTAAATTCAATTTGCAACTGACAGTGAAGGAATTCGTCTCTGAAGAACAAGTTACTGAAGGTGTAGACCAAATCAATTCTGCTCAATTACAGAGATCAGACATCCAAACGGTGTCGCCGGAGAATGAAGTTTATCTGGTTGGACCTGTTCCATACATGCAGTTTGTTAGCTCTGAGCTCAACAAACTGGGAGTCCAAAATATTCATTCCGAGTTCTTTGGACCAACTGTGGTTGCTTGA
- a CDS encoding ATP-dependent RNA helicase, component of the mitochondrial degradosome along with the RNase Dss1p: MLRTRAKSLLSNGLLRDVVSSQVRFRSNAMFTGRKKIKQNVGSNFKTSIKASKSQTSHTNLRDNINPTLHLLGNDLSGEEDSSQLKFSMGQNRSFSLVDEEVTYDPEIHSRISNVIQRDLSNIVNNIKAMKYSNLRSSLLKAFVKNDIEGFIAKNVALIDNIANVTQETIEKRFLSLAENSTEKFHEGYLTLHFPKLHEAHLSLWRNFLENRPLSPILEHVIYLGLKPHILLDTFNSPYNTQNIQKQNMTFNTIDITNPVEWFPEARKMKRKFIMHVGPTNSGKTYNALLRLEQSKTGYYAGPLRLLAREVYEKFQKKGVRCNLLTGEEVIPDYDDFGNQAGLTSGTVEMVPTTELFDVVVLDEIQMISDPDRGQSWTNVVIGVLAKEIHLCGEESSVPLIKRIIQETGDEIEVNKYNRLGQLVVDDKPIDISDLRRGDCIVSFSKNMILNTKSHIEDVTKFKCGVIYGALPPEVRSREAQKFNDGEYDLIVASDAIGMGLNLNINRVVFTTSQKYDGRSNIILSDSQFKQIGGRAGRFGVKSSTDSNKPPIGHVSAFDADILDNIRSGINAKIEYLQRAMLWPTDELWIKYYSMFPRGTTLVQMLERFEEDLKTLNASSNGLFQVSPTEFKKEAGNFFCNQLDKNLQSHFLITDQIRMLNVPISLDTEQSMNAHQNYLTGIKVDAIRDYLETVINRDVKSILDTKVITMLFSKVTCPSKPPEAKNKRNAGRGKPQYEELRSLETIHKLITVYTWLSYRYSKNFIDREGVTEMKDIVENTIVKELDNIRAFQLENNRFSISKKFKRK; encoded by the coding sequence ATGTTACGGACAAGGGCTAAGTCATTGTTGAGTAATGGCCTGCTCAGAGACGTCGTATCGTCTCAAGTTCGGTTCAGGAGTAACGCCATGTTCACCGGAAGgaagaaaatcaaacagAATGTTGGTTCTAACTTTAAGACGAGCATCAAGGCCTCCAAATCGCAAACTTCGCATACGAACTTACGAGATAATATCAACCCTACATTGCATTTACTGGGAAATGATCTTTCCGGAGAGGAAGATTCATCGCAGCTGAAGTTTTCCATGGGGCAAAATCGTTCATTTTCACTCGTAGATGAAGAGGTCACATACGATCCGGAGATTCACTCTAGGATTTCGAACGTGATCCAGCGGGATCTTTCAAACATTGTGAACAATATTAAGGCCATGAAATACTCTAATTTAAGAAGCAGCCTGTTGAAAGCGTTTGTGAAGAATGACATAGAGGGGTTTATTGCAAAGAATGTAGCTCTCATAGATAATATTGCAAATGTTACCCAAGAAACCATAGAAAAACGGTTTCTAAGTTTAGCAGAAAATAGCACCGAAAAATTTCATGAAGGATATTTGACGTTgcattttccaaaacttcatGAAGCTCACTTGTCCCTCTGGAggaactttttggaaaacagACCATTAAGCCCCATTTTGGAGCATGTTATTTATCTTGGATTGAAACCACATATATTATTAGACACTTTTAATTCCCCTTACAACACTCAGAATattcagaaacaaaatatGACCTTCAACACCATAGACATCACAAACCCCGTTGAATGGTTTCCAGAAGcaagaaagatgaagagaaagtttATTATGCACGTTGGGCCCACGAATAGTGGAAAGACATATAATGCCTTGCTAAGGCTTGAACAGTCCAAGACAGGCTATTATGCAGGTCCCCTTAGATTGCTAGCTCGTGAGGTTTACGAGAAGTTTCAGAAAAAGGGTGTCCGATGCAATCTATTAACGGGAGAGGAGGTAATTCCCGACTACGACGACTTTGGAAATCAAGCGGGTTTGACCAGTGGGACCGTCGAGATGGTTCCAACCACTGAACTATTTGATGTTGTGGTTCTGGATGAAATTCAGATGATTTCTGATCCAGATAGGGGACAGTCATGGACTAATGTAGTGATTGGAGTTTtagcaaaagaaatacacCTTTGCGGAGAAGAATCGAGTGTGCCCTTGATTAAGCGTATTATCCAAGAAACTGgggatgaaattgaagtcAACAAGTATAATAGATTGGGCCAGTTAGTAGTTGATGATAAGCCTATCGATATATCAGATCTCCGGAGGGGGGATTGTATCGTAAGCTTCAGTAAGAACATGATATTGAATACCAAATCTCATATTGAAGATGTAACCAAGTTCAAATGTGGTGTTATTTATGGTGCCTTGCCTCCAGAAGTTCGATCCAGAGAAGCTCAAAAATTCAACGACGGAGAGTACGATCTCATTGTTGCCAGTGATGCAATTGGCATGGGACTCAACTTAAATATCAATCGGGTTGTCTTCACTACCTCACAAAAGTATGATGGCCGGTCTAATATTATATTGTCTGATTCTCAGTTCAAGCAGATAGGAGGAAGAGCTGGAAGATTTGGTGTTAAATCTTCCACCGATAGTAACAAACCTCCCATTGGCCACGTTTCAGCGTTTGACGCGGATATCCTGGACAATATTAGATCCGGGATTAATGCAAAGATTGAGTACCTACAGCGCGCAATGTTGTGGCCAACAGATGAACTCTGGATCAAATACTACTCAATGTTCCCTCGAGGAACCACATTAGTCCAAATGCTGGAAAGGTTTGAGGAGGATCTGAAAACGTTGAATGCTAGCTCAAACGGACTATTCCAAGTAAGTCCTACTGAATTTAAAAAGGAAGCTGGAaatttcttttgcaatCAGTTAGACAAGAACCTTCAATCTCATTTCCTGATAACCGATCAGATCAGAATGCTAAATGTACCCATATCATTGGATACAGAGCAAAGCATGAATGCTCATCAGAATTATCTTACTGGAATCAAAGTTGATGCTATTAGAGATTATCTGGAAACAGTGATAAATAGGGATGTGAAGAGCATTCTTGATACTAAGGTTATAACTATGCTTTTTAGCAAAGTGACATGCCCGAGTAAGCCACCAGAAgccaaaaacaaaaggaaTGCTGGAAGGGGAAAACCACAATATGAGGAACTTAGATCTCTGGAAACCATCCACAAGTTGATTACAGTATACACATGGCTGAGTTATCGATACAGTAAGAACTTTATCGATAGGGAAGGTGTTACAGAAATGAAGGATATAGTGGAGAATACTATTGTGAAGGAGTTGGATAATATCAGAGCTTTCCAACTAGAAAATAATAGGTTTAGTATCAGTAAGAAATTCAAGAGGAAATAA
- a CDS encoding DDK (Dbf4-dependent kinase) catalytic subunit: protein MMRRSKTQVNTSSPLKLDVLKKAQEKRLHSLNRVSPSWRSSKSAAPIKQFQASVQDDPFTDSNDHSSSVFVIRSSFPLKEGREAEEQGVGKKHALVGASIKDADDTEKNLKRVKTVSDQIDYLSTKSQNAQQKLEPTSTPTVAVDNSTIDAQFCLSEAKKSYSGATNIRKKHVEEEKQEENTQVIMKLKPMERTDFESTQANDRAEEIDTSRENDELETATVNNAHKLEVVQDTDETEYLTKQCIPRNYVDRGKIEQPNTQPENETQNKKDDDEDDDINEEVKEEIEHLYTTFPTLSHRYALLDRVGEGTFSTVYKAKDLTGMDRKMSGCPIWSSPVTKSKKHNIVALKRIYVTSSPQRIFNELQLLYNFTGCDNIAPLIDALRFEDQIIAVLPFYSHSDFRDFYRDLPLDGIKVYMHELFKALSFVHSKRVIHRDVKPTNFLYDPFRRRGVLVDFGLAEKEPNKFRDASLNCACTKGGLNLDDLPQSLRISQKGYLKDDQRSARRANRAGTRGFRAPEVLFKCTNQTMKLDIWSVGIILLSLLSRRYPFFQCPNDVNALIELTRIFSLAKMKKCAQLHGLCLETNIPDVQHVSLGELIYWAIDFDNKTSVSAFAPDSPALELLEALNEDGSVKDTPLGKEYGNALELLKACFQLNPNKRITANDAMNMPFFDAIRGENEENDEIILD from the coding sequence ATGATGAGACGGTCTAAAACTCAAGTAAATACATCTTCACCTCTGAAActtgatgttttgaaaaaagcGCAAGAGAAGCGGCTTCATTCGCTGAACAGAGTGTCTCCCAGTTGGAGAAGTTCTAAGTCGGCGGCTCCCATCAAACAGTTCCAGGCTTCAGTGCAAGACGATCCGTTCACAGATTCTAATGACCACTCATCATCGGTTTTTGTCATTAGAAGCTCTTTTCCGTTGAAAGAAGGTCGTGAGGCGGAGGAGCAAGGTGTTGGTAAAAAACATGCTCTGGTGGGCGCTTCGATAAAGGATGCTGACGACACCgaaaagaacttgaagCGAGTAAAAACTGTGAGTGATCAAATAGACTATTTATCGACCAAGTCCCAGAATGCACAGCAGAAGCTGGAGCCGACTTCTACTCCAACGGTTGCCGTTGATAATAGTACGATAGACGCCCAGTTTTGCCTGAGCGAAGCTAAAAAAAGCTACAGTGGAGCTACAAACATTCGGAAAAAACATGtagaggaagaaaagcaaGAGGAAAATACACAAGTAATTATGAAACTGAAGCCAATGGAGAGAActgattttgaatcaaCGCAGGCAAATGATAgagctgaagaaattgataCCTCCagagaaaatgatgaattggAAACGGCTACAGTTAATAATGCACACAAACTTGAAGTAGTACAAGATACAGATGAGACAGAATATTTAACAAAACAATGCATTCCCAGAAACTACGTCGATCGTggaaagattgaacaacCAAATACACAGCCAGAAAACGAAACCCAGAACAAaaaagacgatgatgaagatgatgatattAATGAGGAGgttaaagaagaaattgagcaTTTATACACAACTTTTCCCACATTATCCCACAGGTATGCATTATTAGATCGCGTTGGAGAAGGAACTTTCTCAACAGTTTACAAGGCAAAAGATTTAACAGGAATGGACCGCAAAATGAGTGGATGCCCTATTTGGAGCTCTCCAGTCACCAAAAGCAAGAAGCATAATATTGTTGCTTTAAAACGGATTTATGTCACATCTTCGCCGCAACGAATATTTAATGAACTGCAATTGCTCTACAATTTTACGGGATGTGACAACATTGCCCCACTTATAGACGCTTTACGATTCGAAGACCAAATCATAGCTGTGCTTCCCTTTTACAGTCATTCTGACTTTCGTGACTTTTACAGAGACTTGCCACTAGATGGGATCAAGGTATACATGcatgaacttttcaaagccCTAAGTTTTGTCCATTCAAAGCGCGTAATTCATAGAGATGTCAAACCAACCAACTTCCTATACGATCCAtttagaagaagaggtGTTTTGGTGGATTTTGGACTTGCAGAAAAGGAACCCAACAAATTCAGAGATGCCTCACTAAATTGTGCATGTACAAAAGGAGGACTGAACTTAGATGATCTTCCCCAGAGTTTAAGAATTTCCCAAAAGGGCTACCTGAAAGATGATCAGAGATCTGCCAGAAGGGCCAATAGAGCTGGCACTAGAGGATTTAGAGCTCCTGAGGTGTTATTTAAATGCACTAACCAGACCATGAAGCTAGATATCTGGTCTGTTGGCATTATCCTTCTCAGTTTGCTGAGTAGAAGATACCCATTTTTCCAATGTCCTAACGATGTCAATGCCTTGATTGAACTGACACGTATATTTTCCTTAGccaagatgaagaaatgcGCTCAATTGCACGGATTATGCTTAGAAACCAACATCCCTGACGTGCAACATGTATCCCTGGGAGAACTTATATATTGGGCTATCGACTTTGATAACAAAACCAGTGTAAGTGCCTTTGCCCCGGATTCCCCAGCATTAGAACTATTGGAAGCATTAAACGAGGATGGATCTGTAAAAGACACGCCacttggaaaagaatatGGAAATGCTCTAGAGCTTCTTAAAGCATGTTTCCAATTGAATCCAAATAAACGAATTACTGCAAATGATGCTATGAACATGCCATTTTTCGATGCAATTAGAGGcgaaaatgaagaaaatgatgaaatcaTACTTGATTAG
- a CDS encoding Protein involved in bud-site selection has translation MEENPISIEPLILGGRPTPLDSELLGWPGHERTFSEESGTSSTIINTNTKGSSSVASEVKNSLSQDLNLGRIYNKAKMRRDENIPSLERAPNESLVADNNSNDNNNDKQDKHTDDDDGSKLLEKLINDTLPSPPSFPPKELLPDRLYSLYNFQGPDSGHITLKKDDAVQLLNDDDGYWWLVRKINIDDPSAKNVGFAPAEILETYTERLARLNCWKNEEAERTNKEIILGSNSTIKETSLLDLTCDEIGASHNLEADTTRKSVKFQNDNLEMADKEKDKETEILSEVYSDSVVPLNIFKNKRLNKHNFLIKDLDSYEIEANQLESDHDQQVDDYNDESIQELDTHLNRIERSDHGLSNIHNLVGPSELILHQPAKITDPDIESIGTFSPDEDEDFSTGSSPQLTARHPLADQNSEDLQSHTSIPVSVKTFDLSSKVLITTPSQLKDDSFSSLPAINDPSSPPEDPTALLITMQKGDSEGSLVKRNSSLNSNVSFEPTPTTSISFVNDKMTTITEQPSTHSLRSLKEPIVLHPTVSAIFDTLLNDMTELERRLANTFHSPTK, from the coding sequence ATGGAAGAGAATCCCATCAGTATCGAACCACTAATTTTAGGCGGCCGTCCGACTCCATTGGATTCTGAATTGCTTGGGTGGCCCGGTCACGAACGAACTTTCAGTGAAGAATCTGGGACGTCTTCCACGATAATAAACACCAATACTAAGGGTTCATCATCCGTGGCTTCTGAGGTCAAGAACTCCTTGAGTCAGGATTTGAACCTTGGAAGGATCTACAACAAAGCTAAAATGCGCCGAGATGAAAATATTCCGTCGCTAGAAAGGGCGCCTAACGAGAGTTTGGTAGCAGACAATAATTCAAACGACAATAATAATGATAAACAAGACAAGCAcactgatgatgatgacggATCAAAGCTGCTGGAAAAGCTGATCAATGACACATTGCCGTCCCCTCCTTCGTTTCCCCCCAAAGAATTGCTTCCAGATAGACTTTATTCGCTTTATAATTTTCAGGGTCCTGATTCGGGGCACATCACTCTAAAAAAAGACGATGCTGTGCAGCTTTTAAACGACGACGATGGGTACTGGTGGCTTGTACGAAAAATTAATATCGACGATCCTTCTGCAAAGAACGTTGGATTTGCTCCTGCTGAGATACTAGAAACCTATACTGAGAGATTGGCAAGGCTAAATTGCTGGAAGAATGAGGAAGCTGAGAGAACTAATAAGGAAATCATTCTTGGATCAAACTCCACAATCAAAGAGACGTCACTTTTGGATCTCACCTGTGATGAAATAGGTGCGTCCCATAATCTGGAAGCTGATACGACACGCAAGTCTGTAAAATTCCAGAACGACAATTTAGAAATGGCCGATAAAGAGAAGGATAAAGAGACTGAGATACTGAGTGAAGTTTATTCTGATTCGGTAGTTCCtttgaacattttcaaaaacaagcGATTGAACAAGCACAATTTTCTAATTAAAGATCTTGATTCGTATGAGATTGAGGCAAACCAGCTAGAAAGTGACCATGACCAACAAGTTGACGATTATAATGATGAATCAATCCAGGAGCTGGACACCCATCTCAACAGGATAGAAAGATCCGATCATGGACTAAGCAACATTCATAACCTTGTAGGTCCTTCGGAActaattcttcatcaacctGCGAAAATCACTGACCCCGATATAGAATCTATTGGAACATTCTCGCcggatgaagatgaagatttCAGTACTGGCTCATCTCCACAACTAACAGCGCGTCATCCCCTAGCCGATCAGAACTCTGAAGATCTGCAATCTCATACAAGTATTCCAGTTTCTgtgaaaacttttgatttaTCATCAAAAGTATTAATTACTACACCAAGTCAACTGAAAGACGATTCGTTCTCATCTTTGCCCGCAATTAACGACCCATCGTCACCACCAGAGGATCCTACCGCTTTGTTGATCACCATGCAAAAAGGTGATTCGGAAGGATCCTTAGTCAAAAGGAATTCGTCACTCAATTCAAATGTTTCCTTTGAACCCACTCCAACTACAAGCATATCTTTTGTAAATGATAAGATGACTACAATCACAGAGCAACCCTCCACCCATTCGTTAAGATCACTCAAAGAACCAATAGTGTTACACCCCACAGTATCGGCGATTTTTGACACTCTATTAAATGATATGACGGAACTAGAACGGAGACTTGCAAATACTTTCCATTCACCAACTAAATAG
- a CDS encoding Polyamine transporter that recognizes spermine, putrescine, and spermidine, translating into MSLQEPSSSSKHLEDSSVSRESQSHDEFGSSTSKSTMDYDPQGSPVQYDAGLQDEVDCDVLSKIESDVNLSRELSRKLTNAFAVEQDTDTLAPLLPMGNGRPYPPQAPDREQYTVAFDGPNDPLFPQNWATGKKIRMCLLIGLNAFCVAFGSAVFSPAIPYISAQYGVINVVSTLSVSLFVIGFATGPVVWAPLSELYGRKPVLFVSSLGFMLFSFAVATAQDIQTIMICRFFTGAIGSGPMVVVPAGFADMFGSGSRGIAITIFGMTIFCGPLLAPIIGAFIAKSYLGWRWIEYILGMLGAAGFISVFFYEETHHPIILVNKAVTLRRRTGNWMIQAPHEEVTLSIKEICEKNITRPLKMLFTEPILLLISIYTAFIYGILYLFLTAYPLVFNKGYHMTQGVAELPYFGLIIGQLLGGAFLIWYELSYNRKIERSGIKRTPEARLVPSIVGGIAFPIGLLWFCWSGYYADEVHWIVPTLSGLFSGFGLITIFNQCLNYLVDAYLVFAASAMAANTFLRSSFGACFPLFAGYMFEAMGINWAGLLIGLFAACLIPLPIIFYFYGERIRHKSKYAFVY; encoded by the coding sequence ATGTCGTTACAAGAGCCGTCCTCCTCCTCGAAACATTTGGAAGATAGTTCAGTCTCGCGTGAGTCGCAGTCTCATGATGAATTTGGATCTTCCACCTCAAAGTCCACGATGGATTATGATCCCCAAGGATCTCCAGTTCAATATGATGCTGGGTTGCAGGATGAAGTAGATTGCGATGTCTTATCAAAAATAGAGAGTGATGTTAACTTGTCAAGAGAGCTCTCACGGAAACTGACCAACGCTTTTGCCGTGGAACAAGACACTGACACGTTGGCCCCTCTCCTTCCGATGGGGAACGGCAGACCTTACCCCCCGCAAGCTCCCGACAGGGAACAGTACACAGTTGCATTCGACGGCCCAAACGATCCATTGTTTCCTCAAAATTGGGCCACGGGGAAAAAGATTAGAATGTGTTTGTTAATCGGCCTCAATGCATTCTGCGTTGCTTTTGGTTCTGCCGTGTTCTCCCCTGCTATACCCTATATAAGTGCTCAATACGGAGTGATTAATGTCGTCTCCACTCTAAGTGTGTCCTTGTTCGTCATTGGGTTTGCTACTGGTCCAGTTGTTTGGGCCCCTCTTTCAGAGTTGTATGGTAGAAAACCTGTCTTGTTTGTGTCCTCCTTGGGATTCATGTTATTCAGTTTTGCCGTAGCCACCGCTCAAGATATCCAGACCATTATGATCTGCCGATTTTTCACTGGTGCCATAGGCTCAGGTCCCATGGTGGTAGTTCCGGCTGGTTTCGCTGATATGTTTGGTAGTGGTAGTAGGGGTATTGCCATTACGATATTTGGTATGACTATCTTTTGTGGTCCATTGTTGGCCCCTATCATTGGCGCATTTATTGCCAAGTCATATTTGGGATGGAGATGGATCGAATACATTCTGGGTATGTTGGGCGCAGCTGGTTTTATCTCTGTGTTTTTCTATGAGGAAACGCACCATCCCATCATTCTCGTTAACAAAGCGGTCACGTTGAGAAGACGAACTGGAAACTGGATGATTCAAGCCCCTCATGAGGAAGTCACCCTTTCAATCAAGGAAATCTGTGAAAAGAACATTACTAGACCATTGAAAATGCTGTTCACTGAACCAATTTTGCTGCTGATCTCCATTTACACTGCATTTATATACGGAATCTTGTATTTATTCCTTACAGCATACCCATTGGTATTTAACAAAGGGTACCATATGACTCAAGGTGTGGCTGAGCTGCCTTACTTTGGACTGATCATCGGACAACTTTTGGGAGGTGCCTTCCTTATCTGGTATGAATTGAGTTACAATCgcaaaattgaaagatcgGGTATAAAACGTACTCCCGAAGCTCGTTTGGTGCCTTCAATCGTAGGCGGTATTGCATTTCCAATTGGACTGTTGTGGTTCTGTTGGTCAGGTTATTACGCAGATGAAGTACATTGGATTGTTCCAACACTGTCCGGATTGTTCTCTGGATTTGGATTGATCACAATTTTCAACCAATGCTTGAATTACCTGGTTGACGCATATTTAGTGTTTGCTGCTTCAGCCATGGCAGCCAACACGTTCTTAAGATCATCATTTGGAGCCTGTTTCCCACTGTTTGCAGGCTACATGTTTGAAGCTATGGGCATAAATTGGGCAGGTCTTTTGATAGGATTATTCGCGGCATGTTTGATCCCTTTACCCATCATCTTTTACTTCTACGGAGAAAGAATTCGGCACAAGTCCAAATATGCTTTCGTCTATTGA